Proteins encoded by one window of Chondromyces crocatus:
- a CDS encoding chondroitinase-B domain-containing protein: MKPHASLLAFVLASGASVAWAQDATIAGAVTAPYPTFQNISLEWAVSGDANANGVVSVRYRAQGEANFREAMPLFRVPAGSNATFSWANRHAGSVFGLRPGTTYEIALTLTDPDGGDATETLSVTTRALPAAAPGAPEITVTPASIGAALAAASPGDVLVLGDGTYGPITVTRDGAEGQPLVLRAANPGGAIVTGDVRMDGRSHVHIEGLTVHGKVKFNDAEAIVVRGCTIETTEDGIVAFASGVKNAAILDNVITGATAWTEAALGESGANVGEGIALTGPGNVIAFNRVRGFRDCVSLLEGAEAVNQVSVDFYGNDLDVCADDAIEADFAMGNVRVYQNRITRSFMGVSSQPSLGGPTYFLRNVMYGVVYQAFKLQRSSVGDVGLHNTVIKSGDAFSVNTGDVFSRALFRNNLFLGGPGAVYAGYDSGPGRVMQLPSAAASCSFDFDGFGAIGAGSFSGRVGSTTFGSLAEMQARTTEVHGVEVDLEAFEATIAYPADPFALPATPSFALAASGGAVDVGAVLANVNDGFSGAAPDLGAVELGQEEAVYGPGGKLGSSGAGAGDGAGGDGGAGGGSGGGGAMGAGGPGGDGASSAGEEREGSEGGCGCRVPQGEEGGAGRWVLGMLAALGVARRRRGRG; encoded by the coding sequence ATGAAACCGCATGCGAGCCTCCTTGCTTTCGTCCTCGCGTCGGGCGCGAGCGTCGCCTGGGCGCAGGACGCCACGATCGCGGGTGCGGTCACGGCACCTTACCCGACGTTCCAGAACATCTCGCTGGAGTGGGCCGTGTCGGGAGACGCCAACGCGAACGGCGTCGTGTCCGTGCGCTACCGCGCGCAAGGTGAGGCGAACTTTCGCGAGGCGATGCCGCTCTTCCGGGTGCCCGCCGGCAGCAACGCGACCTTCTCCTGGGCGAACCGGCACGCCGGCAGCGTCTTCGGGCTACGGCCCGGGACGACCTACGAGATCGCGCTGACCCTCACGGACCCCGATGGCGGGGACGCGACGGAGACGCTGAGCGTGACCACCCGCGCGCTGCCCGCCGCAGCACCGGGCGCGCCGGAGATCACCGTGACGCCAGCGTCGATCGGGGCGGCCCTCGCCGCTGCCAGCCCCGGCGACGTGCTGGTGCTGGGGGACGGGACCTACGGGCCGATCACCGTCACGCGGGATGGCGCCGAGGGTCAGCCGCTCGTGCTCCGGGCCGCGAACCCCGGCGGCGCCATCGTCACGGGTGACGTGCGCATGGACGGGCGGTCCCACGTGCACATCGAGGGGCTCACGGTGCACGGGAAGGTGAAGTTCAACGACGCGGAGGCGATCGTGGTGCGAGGCTGCACCATCGAGACGACGGAGGACGGGATCGTCGCCTTCGCGAGCGGGGTGAAGAACGCGGCCATCCTCGACAACGTGATCACCGGCGCGACGGCGTGGACCGAGGCCGCCCTCGGCGAGAGCGGAGCCAACGTCGGCGAAGGGATCGCTCTCACCGGCCCGGGGAACGTCATCGCATTCAACCGGGTGCGCGGCTTCCGGGATTGCGTGTCGCTGCTCGAAGGCGCCGAGGCCGTGAACCAGGTATCGGTCGATTTCTACGGCAACGACCTGGATGTGTGCGCCGACGACGCCATCGAGGCCGACTTCGCGATGGGGAACGTGCGGGTGTACCAGAACCGCATCACGCGGAGCTTCATGGGGGTGAGTTCGCAGCCGAGCCTGGGCGGGCCGACGTACTTCCTCCGGAACGTGATGTACGGGGTCGTCTACCAGGCCTTCAAGCTGCAACGCAGCTCGGTCGGCGACGTAGGGCTGCACAATACCGTGATCAAGTCGGGTGACGCATTCTCGGTGAACACGGGCGACGTGTTCTCGCGCGCCCTGTTCCGCAACAACCTGTTCCTCGGCGGCCCCGGCGCGGTGTACGCGGGGTACGACAGCGGTCCTGGGCGGGTGATGCAGCTCCCTTCGGCGGCCGCTTCGTGCTCGTTCGATTTCGACGGGTTCGGGGCCATCGGTGCCGGCAGCTTCTCGGGGCGGGTGGGGTCGACGACGTTCGGGAGCCTCGCGGAGATGCAGGCGCGAACGACGGAGGTGCATGGGGTCGAGGTGGACCTGGAGGCGTTCGAGGCGACGATCGCGTACCCGGCGGATCCCTTCGCGCTGCCGGCGACGCCGTCGTTTGCGCTGGCGGCGTCCGGCGGGGCCGTGGACGTGGGCGCAGTGCTGGCGAACGTGAACGATGGGTTCTCGGGGGCAGCGCCCGACCTGGGGGCGGTGGAGCTGGGGCAGGAGGAGGCGGTCTACGGGCCCGGCGGGAAGCTGGGTTCGAGCGGCGCGGGCGCAGGCGATGGCGCAGGCGGTGATGGTGGGGCGGGAGGGGGCTCAGGAGGCGGGGGGGCGATGGGCGCGGGGGGCCCAGGGGGAGACGGGGCGAGCAGCGCGGGGGAGGAGCGAGAAGGCAGCGAGGGGGGCTGCGGGTGCCGGGTGCCGCAGGGGGAGGAAGGTGGGGCGGGGCGCTGGGTGCTGGGCATGCTGGCGGCGCTCGGGGTGGCGCGGCGGCGGCGCGGGCGAGGATAG
- a CDS encoding GNAT family N-acetyltransferase — MKPDEHPLQIAAISDQPHFLRAVADRVWNAWWREEGFSLGQIEERVRESMGQDALPATLVASSAGAFLGTVSIVKNDMAERPALSPWLAALWVDPQHRRRGVGAALVEAATSTAFTAGVDTLHLCTTPDNAPFYGKLGWQQVEANVAGLSILSRSR, encoded by the coding sequence GTGAAGCCCGACGAGCATCCCCTCCAGATCGCCGCAATCAGCGACCAGCCGCATTTCCTCCGCGCCGTGGCAGACCGTGTCTGGAATGCGTGGTGGCGCGAGGAGGGGTTCTCCCTGGGCCAGATTGAAGAGCGGGTCCGAGAAAGCATGGGCCAGGATGCCCTTCCAGCGACGCTGGTGGCGTCATCCGCCGGGGCCTTTCTGGGAACGGTGTCGATCGTGAAGAACGACATGGCAGAGCGACCAGCGCTCTCCCCCTGGCTGGCAGCGCTATGGGTCGACCCGCAGCACCGACGACGCGGTGTCGGCGCAGCGCTGGTCGAGGCGGCAACCTCGACCGCGTTCACAGCGGGCGTGGATACGCTTCATCTCTGCACGACGCCGGACAATGCGCCCTTCTATGGGAAGCTGGGATGGCAGCAGGTCGAAGCGAACGTCGCAGGGCTGAGCATTCTCTCCCGCTCACGGTGA
- a CDS encoding DUF4419 domain-containing protein, giving the protein MRAEITLSLKLRSLNIRRAYARTHRRRQGSRAACGSPGPRTRSTLAWGPGAGGGSSEHDGAGHDVSSFRSRPGDGSPPRAALPGGGVETPGSRAASEVGLLDVVKGFFSDELRTRCGIPVLTLEGTAEDWRSIARRVQRFRRLGLDFWIDALQPLLDEFTAAAQGNVNRGFWESIYEWQGPRGSGSAQITGWIVSLFLYLVDRGARWAWEMGQPIEGPGLLRNPWLGSAAHGVDGPGRDDFPSMPSKAPFCWKYLDRRFEMEFVGGLLGVAQDADDFTLRPAIGWAVIESGHEKPGRWWGPGSWG; this is encoded by the coding sequence ATGAGGGCGGAGATCACGCTCAGCTTGAAGTTGAGATCCTTGAACATTCGCCGAGCTTACGCTCGAACGCACCGGCGCCGTCAGGGCTCCCGTGCGGCTTGTGGTTCCCCTGGTCCACGCACCAGGAGTACCCTCGCGTGGGGCCCCGGGGCGGGAGGAGGATCCAGTGAGCACGACGGTGCAGGGCACGACGTTTCGAGTTTCCGAAGTCGCCCCGGCGACGGCTCCCCTCCCCGAGCTGCCCTTCCGGGAGGTGGTGTCGAGACCCCTGGTTCCAGGGCGGCGTCGGAGGTCGGACTGCTCGATGTCGTGAAGGGGTTCTTCAGCGACGAACTGCGCACACGCTGCGGAATTCCGGTGCTGACCCTGGAGGGCACCGCGGAGGACTGGCGGTCCATTGCGCGACGGGTGCAGCGGTTCAGACGCCTCGGGCTGGACTTCTGGATCGATGCCTTGCAGCCATTGCTCGACGAATTCACCGCGGCAGCGCAGGGCAATGTGAACCGCGGTTTCTGGGAATCCATCTATGAATGGCAGGGGCCACGCGGCAGCGGGTCGGCCCAGATCACAGGCTGGATCGTGAGCCTCTTTCTATACCTCGTGGACCGTGGAGCGCGATGGGCGTGGGAGATGGGGCAGCCCATCGAGGGGCCTGGGCTCCTCCGGAATCCCTGGCTCGGGTCGGCAGCGCACGGAGTCGACGGGCCAGGTCGCGATGATTTTCCGAGCATGCCGTCGAAGGCCCCCTTCTGCTGGAAGTATCTGGACCGACGCTTCGAGATGGAGTTCGTCGGGGGGCTGCTCGGGGTCGCACAGGACGCCGATGATTTTACGCTCCGCCCTGCCATCGGCTGGGCGGTCATCGAGAGCGGCCACGAGAAGCCAGGGAGATGGTGGGGTCCAGGGAGCTGGGGATAG
- a CDS encoding macro domain-containing protein produces MPEIVVGAGRIRLVQGDIVQAKTDAIVNAANASLAGGGGVDGAIHRAAGPELYELTRPFGGCATGSAVITGAGRIPLPTRFIVHAVGPRYSTARDAECAALLRSAHEVSLRLCEEKAVESVAFPAISTGVYGFPIARAAPIALQAAMEHLKAGERSVKRVVFVLFTPADLQVFSEALASLGQG; encoded by the coding sequence ATGCCGGAGATCGTGGTGGGTGCTGGCCGGATCAGGTTGGTTCAAGGGGACATCGTCCAGGCGAAGACGGACGCCATCGTGAACGCGGCGAATGCTTCCCTGGCGGGCGGCGGGGGCGTCGACGGGGCAATCCACCGGGCCGCGGGGCCTGAACTGTACGAGCTGACGCGTCCCTTCGGGGGGTGCGCGACGGGCAGCGCGGTCATCACCGGAGCCGGGCGCATCCCGCTGCCCACACGCTTCATCGTGCACGCCGTCGGGCCCCGGTACAGCACGGCGCGTGACGCAGAGTGCGCGGCGCTGCTGAGGAGCGCGCACGAGGTGAGCCTGCGGCTGTGCGAAGAGAAGGCGGTCGAGAGCGTGGCGTTCCCCGCGATCAGCACGGGGGTGTACGGGTTTCCGATCGCCAGGGCGGCGCCGATCGCGCTCCAGGCGGCCATGGAGCACCTGAAAGCGGGGGAGCGTTCGGTAAAGCGCGTCGTCTTCGTGCTGTTCACGCCGGCTGATCTCCAGGTCTTCTCCGAAGCGCTGGCGTCCCTCGGCCAGGGCTGA
- a CDS encoding DUF6892 domain-containing protein: MFKDLNFKLSVISALMEDGHFVEEAEALHDAHAESAEDYKAIQEVMAFYEKLEIPPDLLATITSLVPDGGDLAYMHAVSVWDGEDDLFDITSLDGIEHLINLEVFAPIAMIGEGGIDYTPLLGCKKLKRVDVSFASEGEKNESVKEALEKRGVEIEE, translated from the coding sequence ATGTTCAAGGATCTCAACTTCAAGCTGAGCGTGATCTCCGCCCTCATGGAGGACGGTCACTTCGTCGAGGAAGCCGAGGCGCTCCACGACGCGCACGCCGAGTCGGCGGAGGACTACAAGGCCATCCAGGAGGTCATGGCGTTCTACGAGAAGCTCGAGATCCCTCCCGACCTGCTCGCCACGATCACGTCCCTCGTACCGGACGGGGGAGATCTCGCCTACATGCACGCGGTGAGCGTGTGGGATGGGGAGGATGACCTGTTCGACATCACCTCCCTCGACGGGATCGAGCACCTGATCAACCTGGAGGTGTTCGCGCCGATTGCGATGATCGGTGAGGGTGGGATCGATTACACGCCGCTCCTCGGCTGCAAGAAGCTGAAGCGAGTGGATGTGTCGTTCGCGAGCGAGGGGGAGAAGAACGAGTCGGTGAAGGAGGCGCTGGAGAAGCGCGGAGTCGAGATCGAGGAGTAG
- a CDS encoding BlaI/MecI/CopY family transcriptional regulator, giving the protein MGMPKTTQLGDLQLAIMQVLWELGEGTVTDVHQALLAERGLAPTTIATMLKKMADKGVVAHHADGRRFIYKPTVSREQVQRSMVAELTERLFGGDPAELVAHLISRNEIRPDELSALEQKIAAARAAETHRPEAKPTDPRTPDARPRKKEVKR; this is encoded by the coding sequence ATGGGAATGCCGAAGACGACGCAGCTCGGAGACTTGCAGCTCGCGATCATGCAGGTGCTCTGGGAGCTTGGGGAAGGGACGGTCACCGACGTCCACCAGGCGCTCCTCGCGGAGCGCGGGCTCGCGCCCACCACCATCGCGACGATGCTCAAGAAGATGGCCGACAAAGGTGTCGTCGCGCACCACGCCGACGGCCGCCGGTTCATCTACAAACCCACCGTCAGCCGCGAGCAAGTCCAGCGCAGCATGGTGGCCGAGCTGACCGAGCGCCTCTTCGGCGGCGATCCGGCAGAACTCGTGGCCCACCTCATCTCGCGCAACGAGATCCGGCCCGACGAGCTCTCCGCCCTCGAACAGAAGATCGCTGCCGCCCGGGCCGCCGAGACCCACCGGCCCGAGGCGAAGCCGACCGATCCCCGGACCCCCGACGCGCGCCCGCGCAAGAAAGAGGTCAAGCGATGA
- a CDS encoding SNF2-related protein codes for MKARDVAWLRGFLHLDARALADGIPPRDIERQEQTVLRALELFDERPGVVLADEVGMGKTFEAIGVAAAMRHMNGDSRIVVLTPGPDLNTKWEKEFQKFGEGRSPMYAFGDQIAAVRTLNDFVTTLRQKHVVIAPITIFNTGKGGKEQAYLLSLYCFWKKLHWNTTNAILRRYNGGKQPRVDVSKSHFLEFATLEEIEPHLDAAFGGRSEEEVIEGGPLVALDTLHQAEGDEVFGRHELVRRALNLARFRLVRALMPDVDLLILDEAHKLKNAHTVRSAAVTATFRKKYRKALFLTATPFQLDITELRQVLALFSMAIGAPADLLFGADAFFEDIRAYQHAYNAFEAFWRALDPGLVAEFGELFERDPTLTSEVDEPSLRAVAGAARELLRLKREKIEPGFRTWMIRSIQDDKRRYRSHRRAPCLPEGESVLPFLIYERFIAELFRQKARTHKAAVQINMVSSYGAAREGELLADSVRKDLPPSAEDYRKLLRSVLDKLGARPSDHPKLNFVMTDALEAAERGDKTLVFCTRVETLSDLASELKEAWMERLLERWRVAYPGATRDDIFDTTTRDKDTRGRHARIRTRFHDPQDALYLALRERYLQSLLTMGPWAEDHLDEIIELANERRSQLRTTKTRASRLDYGHLKRCVEQAAATLWRTHCPTEGADYEHQLDVLTSPDFLTLGLDLELDDLENDERGRECPTWEIGHDAARLVVQHRPHLWGYLSSALYGLNRKIRVGVVERLARLLTHREVPFLADLLGAARASGLEVENLKSRELLDFVDAFWRTPAGKPWVQRLRDFLHYFQSRNESQQRDILEGPIATGALVRHTRDGESRERLREAFNTPLYPMILVANEVMQEGLDLHRHCRRIVHHDLAWNPAQLEQRVGRVDRIGSLTTKLLARDPSTKLDILYPLVHRTIDERLFRTVKSREKWLEFLLGARPDFSEYTLGDEEPSPLPERLASELRIDLKPRAETPS; via the coding sequence ATGAAAGCGCGGGATGTTGCGTGGCTGCGTGGATTCCTTCATCTCGATGCGCGCGCCCTGGCGGACGGCATCCCCCCGCGAGACATCGAACGCCAGGAGCAGACGGTGCTCCGCGCACTCGAACTCTTCGACGAGCGACCAGGCGTCGTGCTCGCCGACGAAGTCGGGATGGGCAAGACCTTCGAGGCCATCGGGGTGGCCGCCGCAATGCGGCACATGAACGGTGACAGCCGGATCGTCGTCCTCACCCCTGGCCCTGATCTGAACACCAAATGGGAGAAAGAGTTTCAGAAGTTCGGGGAAGGCCGGTCCCCCATGTACGCCTTCGGCGACCAGATCGCTGCCGTCCGGACCCTTAACGATTTCGTCACGACGCTTCGCCAGAAGCACGTGGTCATTGCGCCGATCACCATCTTCAACACCGGAAAGGGCGGAAAAGAGCAGGCGTATTTGCTGTCGCTCTACTGCTTCTGGAAGAAGCTGCACTGGAATACGACCAACGCCATTCTGCGCAGGTACAATGGTGGAAAGCAGCCGCGTGTCGACGTCTCAAAGTCACACTTCCTCGAATTCGCCACACTGGAGGAGATCGAACCGCACCTGGACGCAGCATTCGGTGGGCGGAGCGAGGAGGAGGTCATCGAGGGAGGTCCCCTGGTCGCGCTCGACACACTCCACCAAGCCGAAGGCGACGAGGTATTCGGTCGCCATGAGCTGGTGCGCAGGGCGCTCAACCTGGCACGATTCCGCCTCGTCCGCGCCTTGATGCCGGACGTGGATCTCTTGATCCTCGATGAGGCGCACAAGCTGAAGAACGCTCACACGGTGCGCTCCGCAGCGGTGACCGCGACGTTCCGGAAAAAGTACCGGAAGGCGCTCTTCCTGACGGCGACTCCCTTCCAGCTCGACATCACGGAGCTACGCCAGGTGCTCGCGCTTTTCTCGATGGCCATCGGGGCACCGGCCGATTTGCTCTTCGGCGCTGATGCCTTCTTCGAGGACATCCGTGCCTATCAGCATGCTTACAACGCCTTCGAGGCATTCTGGAGGGCTCTCGATCCAGGGTTGGTGGCCGAGTTCGGCGAGCTCTTCGAGCGCGATCCCACGCTCACGTCGGAAGTCGACGAGCCCTCGCTGCGCGCCGTGGCAGGTGCAGCGCGCGAGCTTCTCCGGCTCAAGCGGGAGAAGATCGAGCCCGGTTTCCGCACCTGGATGATCCGGAGTATCCAGGATGACAAACGTCGCTACCGCTCGCACCGACGCGCGCCCTGCCTGCCCGAAGGCGAGAGCGTGCTGCCCTTTCTGATCTACGAGCGGTTCATTGCCGAGCTGTTCCGGCAGAAGGCACGGACGCACAAGGCCGCCGTCCAGATCAACATGGTCTCATCCTACGGCGCAGCGCGAGAAGGCGAGCTGCTGGCCGACTCGGTGCGGAAGGATCTCCCGCCCTCCGCCGAGGACTATCGCAAGCTCCTCCGTAGCGTGCTCGACAAGCTGGGTGCGCGGCCCAGTGATCATCCCAAGCTGAACTTCGTCATGACGGATGCGCTGGAGGCCGCCGAGCGTGGAGATAAGACGCTGGTGTTCTGCACGCGCGTGGAGACGCTCTCCGATCTCGCCAGCGAGCTGAAGGAGGCCTGGATGGAGCGTCTGCTGGAGCGATGGCGAGTTGCCTATCCAGGAGCGACCCGCGACGACATCTTCGATACCACCACTCGCGATAAAGATACCCGCGGCCGCCATGCGCGCATCCGGACTCGTTTCCACGACCCTCAGGACGCACTTTACCTGGCGCTGCGCGAGCGCTACTTGCAATCACTTCTGACCATGGGCCCCTGGGCCGAGGATCATCTCGACGAGATTATCGAACTCGCCAACGAGCGGCGATCGCAGCTGCGCACAACGAAGACGCGGGCCTCACGGCTCGATTATGGTCACCTCAAACGATGCGTGGAACAGGCTGCAGCCACCCTGTGGCGTACACACTGCCCCACCGAAGGGGCCGATTATGAACACCAGCTCGACGTGCTGACCTCGCCCGATTTCCTCACCCTCGGGCTCGACCTCGAACTCGACGATCTGGAGAACGACGAGCGCGGCAGGGAGTGCCCCACGTGGGAGATCGGCCACGACGCTGCGCGGCTCGTCGTCCAGCACCGGCCCCATCTCTGGGGCTATCTGAGCAGCGCTCTTTATGGCCTGAACCGCAAAATTCGGGTAGGCGTCGTCGAGCGGCTTGCTCGTCTTCTGACGCATCGAGAGGTCCCATTCCTCGCGGATCTGCTCGGCGCAGCTCGGGCCAGCGGTCTGGAGGTCGAGAACCTAAAATCCCGCGAGCTTCTGGATTTCGTCGATGCCTTCTGGCGCACCCCAGCGGGAAAGCCCTGGGTCCAGAGACTGCGTGACTTCTTGCACTATTTCCAGTCTCGCAATGAGAGCCAGCAACGAGACATCCTCGAAGGACCCATCGCCACGGGTGCGCTCGTCCGACACACCAGGGACGGGGAAAGCCGCGAGCGGCTGCGCGAAGCGTTCAATACGCCGCTCTATCCCATGATCCTCGTCGCCAACGAGGTGATGCAGGAGGGGCTCGACCTCCATCGCCACTGTCGACGGATTGTGCACCACGATCTGGCGTGGAATCCGGCTCAGCTCGAGCAGCGCGTGGGACGCGTCGATCGCATCGGCTCACTGACCACGAAGCTGCTGGCGCGAGACCCGAGCACGAAGCTCGACATTCTCTACCCCCTCGTGCACCGCACCATCGACGAGCGGCTGTTTCGCACGGTGAAGAGCCGGGAGAAGTGGCTCGAGTTCCTGCTAGGTGCCAGGCCCGATTTCTCGGAGTACACGCTGGGCGATGAGGAGCCCTCTCCGTTGCCCGAGCGGCTCGCGAGCGAGCTGCGGATCGACCTCAAGCCTCGGGCCGAAACTCCATCGTGA
- a CDS encoding M56 family metallopeptidase, whose product MSTLLGWLFTYWIHSTILLSLAWALDRTLRAHPAWRELVWRVAILGGLVTATAQMSASLEPWGGTWDVAGPATETPHDMTTAALLDPPVFALLGPATDVPFATARTTPFGAAPQFVLLGEALPVPPEATTPRQAVTTMLSAWTWREFVLAAWLLGAALLCGGLWRSWRALARRIEDRRAVTDPAMQETLLVLAARPPRVHEPHLSVTGRVTVPMALGLIRPEICVPTRALVDLSQEAQEAMLAHELAHLVRRDPLWRLVVSLIQRVLFFQPLNVLAARRLADCAELLADDWAAQRTSEPLSLASCLTQVARWTTPQDQGLPVATINGGASGLGQRVDRLVRGEGLAQENRRPLWTLPLIGTVLAATALLAPSACGGRPPSGEPPATAHDARRDDHQIEADLAEARREIEEAVREAAEAEREVAEAMREAHGQTRKLQREVQREVQREVQREVRRDVRKVVREARRIAREATREALRNRDAHHQGDDHGDASDDHPHPGGQGRHDGAAFHVDLDERKLEAAMQLAFPSPEAMQHLHREIQIQVERELGRAENDLRQHFAHAEEALKEAQRASVSSRRHLALTERRTKSLDDAMKRHDEAQKQAQKALEETRKALENVETQRKIADKQRKIADKQRKIVDKQRKIIVKRGQLASPPSPPGPASPPSPASPPSPPSPPGPASPPSPPSPASSPSPPGPPSPASLPSPPSPPSPASPPSR is encoded by the coding sequence ATGAGCACCCTGCTCGGCTGGCTCTTCACCTACTGGATCCACAGCACGATCCTCCTCTCCCTCGCCTGGGCCCTCGATCGGACGCTCCGCGCGCATCCCGCGTGGCGCGAGCTGGTCTGGCGCGTGGCGATCCTCGGCGGCCTGGTCACCGCGACCGCGCAGATGAGCGCCTCGCTGGAGCCCTGGGGCGGCACCTGGGACGTGGCGGGCCCCGCGACGGAGACCCCCCACGACATGACGACGGCGGCCCTCCTCGACCCACCGGTCTTCGCCCTCCTCGGGCCTGCCACCGACGTCCCTTTCGCCACCGCGCGCACCACGCCCTTCGGGGCCGCCCCGCAGTTCGTCCTGCTCGGCGAGGCCCTCCCCGTGCCCCCCGAAGCGACGACCCCCCGACAGGCCGTCACGACGATGCTCTCCGCCTGGACCTGGCGCGAATTCGTCCTCGCCGCCTGGCTCCTCGGCGCCGCCCTGCTCTGCGGAGGCCTCTGGCGCTCGTGGCGCGCCCTCGCCCGGCGCATCGAGGACCGCCGCGCCGTCACCGACCCGGCGATGCAGGAGACGCTCCTCGTCCTCGCCGCGCGCCCCCCGCGCGTCCACGAGCCGCACCTCAGCGTCACCGGCCGCGTCACCGTTCCCATGGCCCTCGGCCTCATCCGCCCGGAGATCTGCGTGCCCACGCGCGCCCTCGTGGACCTCTCCCAGGAAGCCCAGGAAGCCATGCTCGCCCACGAGCTCGCGCACCTCGTCCGCCGCGATCCCCTCTGGCGCCTCGTCGTGAGCCTCATCCAGCGGGTGCTCTTCTTCCAGCCCTTGAACGTCCTCGCCGCGCGCCGCCTCGCCGACTGCGCCGAGCTGCTCGCCGACGACTGGGCCGCCCAGCGCACGTCCGAGCCACTCTCGCTCGCCTCGTGCCTCACGCAGGTCGCGCGCTGGACCACCCCCCAGGACCAGGGCCTGCCCGTCGCCACCATCAACGGCGGCGCCTCCGGCCTGGGCCAGCGCGTCGATCGCCTCGTCCGTGGCGAGGGCCTCGCCCAGGAAAACCGACGCCCCCTGTGGACCCTCCCGCTCATCGGTACGGTGCTCGCCGCGACGGCCCTCCTCGCCCCCAGCGCGTGCGGCGGCAGGCCTCCCTCCGGCGAGCCCCCTGCCACCGCGCACGACGCCCGCCGCGACGATCACCAGATCGAGGCCGACCTCGCCGAGGCCCGACGCGAGATCGAGGAAGCCGTGCGCGAGGCCGCAGAAGCCGAGCGTGAGGTCGCAGAGGCCATGCGCGAAGCACACGGTCAGACCCGCAAGCTCCAGCGCGAGGTCCAGCGCGAGGTCCAGCGCGAGGTCCAGCGCGAGGTGCGGCGCGACGTGAGAAAGGTCGTCCGCGAAGCCCGGCGCATCGCCCGCGAGGCCACCCGGGAAGCCTTGCGCAACCGCGACGCCCACCATCAGGGCGACGACCACGGCGACGCCAGCGACGACCACCCCCACCCGGGCGGCCAGGGACGGCACGACGGCGCTGCGTTCCACGTCGATCTCGACGAGCGGAAGCTCGAGGCGGCCATGCAGCTGGCGTTCCCCTCCCCCGAGGCCATGCAGCACCTCCACCGCGAGATCCAGATCCAGGTGGAGCGTGAGCTCGGCCGGGCGGAGAACGACCTCCGGCAGCACTTCGCGCATGCGGAAGAAGCCTTGAAGGAAGCGCAGAGGGCCAGCGTGTCGTCGAGGAGGCACCTGGCGCTCACCGAGCGGCGCACGAAGTCGCTCGACGACGCCATGAAGCGCCACGACGAGGCCCAGAAGCAGGCCCAGAAGGCCCTCGAGGAGACCAGGAAAGCGCTGGAGAACGTCGAGACCCAGCGCAAGATCGCCGACAAGCAGCGCAAGATCGCCGACAAGCAGCGCAAGATCGTCGACAAGCAGCGCAAGATCATCGTCAAGCGAGGCCAGCTCGCCAGCCCGCCCAGCCCTCCGGGTCCGGCGAGCCCGCCGAGCCCGGCAAGCCCTCCGAGCCCGCCCAGCCCTCCGGGTCCGGCGAGCCCGCCCAGCCCGCCGAGCCCGGCAAGCTCGCCCAGCCCTCCAGGCCCGCCCAGCCCGGCAAGCCTGCCCAGCCCGCCCAGCCCGCCCAGCCCGGCAAGCCCTCCGAGCCGCTGA